One genomic window of Vicugna pacos chromosome 18, VicPac4, whole genome shotgun sequence includes the following:
- the ZSCAN25 gene encoding zinc finger and SCAN domain-containing protein 25 isoform X1 yields the protein MLKERPGMAEDPQPQMGVPVVKLEKELPWGRAREDPSPETFRLRFRQFRYQEAAGPQEALRELQELCRRWLRPELHTKEQILELLVLEQFLTILPREFYAWIQEHGLESGRALVAMVEDLTERALDAKAVPCHVQGEQEETALCRGPWEAGVHLGPVEVKPEWGMPHGEGVQRLDQGAEEQLSQDPGGGMQAFQEQALPVLQAGPGLPAVNTRDQEMAAGFLTAGPQGLGSFKDIALAFPEEEWRHVAPAQIDCFGEYVEPQDCGVSPPGTGSKGKEARTQQADLKGPLTRVSSERFEEAVVQGPELGRTCEQEAGSSAGNIPGPPPPQHGVVPLPGDLKTHSSFWKPFQCPECGKGFSRSSNLVRHQRTHEEEKAYGCVECGKGFTLREYLRKHQRTHLGKRPYVCSECWKAFSQRHHLEVHRRSHTGEKPYTCGDCWRSFSRRQHLQVHRRTHTGEKPYTCECGKSFSRNANLAVHRRAHTGEKPYGCQVCGKRFSKGERLVRHQRIHTGEKPYRCPACGRSFNQRSILNRHQKTQHRQESPVQ from the exons ATGCTGAAAGAGCGTCCAGGGATGGCGGAAGACCCTCAGCCGCAAATGGGCGTGCCTGTGGTCAAACTAGAGAAAGAGTTGCCGTGGGGCAGGGCAAGGGAGGACCCCAGTCCTGAGACTTTTCGTCTGCGATTTCGGCAGTTCCGCTACCAGGAGGCGGCAGGTCCCCAGGAGGCCCTCAGGGAGCTCCAGGAGCTCTGTCGCCGGTGGCTGAGGCCTGAGCTGCACACCAAGGAGCAGATCCTGGAGCTGCTGGTGCTGGAGCAGTTCTTGACCATCCTGCCTCGGGAGTTCTACGCCTGGATTCAGGAGCATGGCCTGGAGAGCGGCAGGGCCTTGGTGGCCATGGTGGAGGACCTCACAGAGAGAGCCCTGGATGCCAAGGCG GTTCCGTGCCACGTgcagggagagcaggaggagaCGGCGCTTTGCAGAGGCCCTTGGGAAGCAGGCGTCCACCTGGGGCCTGTGGAAGTCAAGCCTGAGTGGGGGATGCCCCATGGGGAAGGCGTTCAACGTCTAGACCAAGGCGCTGAGGAGCAGCTCAGCCAGGACCCTGGAGGTGGGATGCaggccttccaggagcagg CTCTGCCGGTTCTTCAGGCTGGTCCTGGCCTCCCTGCAGTAAACACCAGAGACCAAGAGATGGCAGCTGGGTTCCTTACAGCCGGACCCCAG GGGTTGGGCTCATTTAAAGATATAGCCCTGGCTTTCCCCGAGGAGGAGTGGAGGCACGTGGCCCCAGCCCAGATAGACTGCTTTGGGGAATACGTGGAGCCCCAGGACTGCGGGGTCTCACCTCCAG GCACTGGGAGCAAGGGGAAGGAGGCAAGGACCCAGCAGGCAGACCTCAAGGGGCCGCTTACTCGGGTGTCGTCAGAGAGGTTTGAGGAAGCCGTGGTCCAGGGGCCCGAGCTTGGAAGGACCTGTGAGCAGGAGGCCGGCAGCTCGGCGGGAAACATCCCGGGgccgcctcctccccagcacggcGTCGTCCCCCTGCCCGGTGACCTCAAGACCCACAGCTCCTTCTGGAAGCCTTTCCAGTGCCCCGAGTGTGGAAAAGGCTTCAGTCGGAGCTCCAATCTGGTCAGACACCAGCGGACCCACGAAGAAGAGAAGGCCTATGGCTGCGTTGAGTGTGGGAAGGGGTTCACCCTGCGGGAGTACCTCAGGAAGCACCAGAGGACCCACCTGGGGAAGCGGCCCTACGTGTGCAGCGAGTGCTGGAAGGCCTTCAGCCAGAGGCACCACCTGGAGGTCCACCGGAGGAGCCACACCGGGGAGAAGCCCTACACGTGCGGGGACTGCTGGAGGAGCTTCAGCCGCAGGCAGCACCTTCAGGTGCATCGGAGGACGCACACCGGGGAGAAGCCCTACACCTGTGAGTGCGGCAAGAGCTTCAGCAGGAATGCCAACCTGGCCGTGCACCGGCGGGCCCACACCGGGGAGAAGCCCTACGGCTGCCAGGTGTGCGGGAAGCGCTTCAGTAAGGGCGAGCGGCTGGTCAGACACCAGAGGATCCACACCGGGGAGAAGCCCTACCGCTGTCCTGCCTGTGGGCGGAGCTTCAACCAGAGGTCCATCCTCAACCGGCACCAGAAGACCCAGCATCGCCAGGAGAGCCCGGTGCAGTGA
- the ZSCAN25 gene encoding zinc finger and SCAN domain-containing protein 25 isoform X2 — protein sequence MAWRAAGPWWPWWRTSQREPWMPRRWVPCHVQGEQEETALCRGPWEAGVHLGPVEVKPEWGMPHGEGVQRLDQGAEEQLSQDPGGGMQAFQEQALPVLQAGPGLPAVNTRDQEMAAGFLTAGPQGLGSFKDIALAFPEEEWRHVAPAQIDCFGEYVEPQDCGVSPPGTGSKGKEARTQQADLKGPLTRVSSERFEEAVVQGPELGRTCEQEAGSSAGNIPGPPPPQHGVVPLPGDLKTHSSFWKPFQCPECGKGFSRSSNLVRHQRTHEEEKAYGCVECGKGFTLREYLRKHQRTHLGKRPYVCSECWKAFSQRHHLEVHRRSHTGEKPYTCGDCWRSFSRRQHLQVHRRTHTGEKPYTCECGKSFSRNANLAVHRRAHTGEKPYGCQVCGKRFSKGERLVRHQRIHTGEKPYRCPACGRSFNQRSILNRHQKTQHRQESPVQ from the exons ATGGCCTGGAGAGCGGCAGGGCCTTGGTGGCCATGGTGGAGGACCTCACAGAGAGAGCCCTGGATGCCAAGGCGGTGG GTTCCGTGCCACGTgcagggagagcaggaggagaCGGCGCTTTGCAGAGGCCCTTGGGAAGCAGGCGTCCACCTGGGGCCTGTGGAAGTCAAGCCTGAGTGGGGGATGCCCCATGGGGAAGGCGTTCAACGTCTAGACCAAGGCGCTGAGGAGCAGCTCAGCCAGGACCCTGGAGGTGGGATGCaggccttccaggagcagg CTCTGCCGGTTCTTCAGGCTGGTCCTGGCCTCCCTGCAGTAAACACCAGAGACCAAGAGATGGCAGCTGGGTTCCTTACAGCCGGACCCCAG GGGTTGGGCTCATTTAAAGATATAGCCCTGGCTTTCCCCGAGGAGGAGTGGAGGCACGTGGCCCCAGCCCAGATAGACTGCTTTGGGGAATACGTGGAGCCCCAGGACTGCGGGGTCTCACCTCCAG GCACTGGGAGCAAGGGGAAGGAGGCAAGGACCCAGCAGGCAGACCTCAAGGGGCCGCTTACTCGGGTGTCGTCAGAGAGGTTTGAGGAAGCCGTGGTCCAGGGGCCCGAGCTTGGAAGGACCTGTGAGCAGGAGGCCGGCAGCTCGGCGGGAAACATCCCGGGgccgcctcctccccagcacggcGTCGTCCCCCTGCCCGGTGACCTCAAGACCCACAGCTCCTTCTGGAAGCCTTTCCAGTGCCCCGAGTGTGGAAAAGGCTTCAGTCGGAGCTCCAATCTGGTCAGACACCAGCGGACCCACGAAGAAGAGAAGGCCTATGGCTGCGTTGAGTGTGGGAAGGGGTTCACCCTGCGGGAGTACCTCAGGAAGCACCAGAGGACCCACCTGGGGAAGCGGCCCTACGTGTGCAGCGAGTGCTGGAAGGCCTTCAGCCAGAGGCACCACCTGGAGGTCCACCGGAGGAGCCACACCGGGGAGAAGCCCTACACGTGCGGGGACTGCTGGAGGAGCTTCAGCCGCAGGCAGCACCTTCAGGTGCATCGGAGGACGCACACCGGGGAGAAGCCCTACACCTGTGAGTGCGGCAAGAGCTTCAGCAGGAATGCCAACCTGGCCGTGCACCGGCGGGCCCACACCGGGGAGAAGCCCTACGGCTGCCAGGTGTGCGGGAAGCGCTTCAGTAAGGGCGAGCGGCTGGTCAGACACCAGAGGATCCACACCGGGGAGAAGCCCTACCGCTGTCCTGCCTGTGGGCGGAGCTTCAACCAGAGGTCCATCCTCAACCGGCACCAGAAGACCCAGCATCGCCAGGAGAGCCCGGTGCAGTGA
- the TMEM225B gene encoding transmembrane protein 225B isoform X2, with the protein MLTLEDKDMKGFTWATAPALTSLGYLLILLASIFPFWVRLVNEESQEVFFSGLFENCFHIKCWKPRPLSVYIILGRVFLLSAVVLSFLTTFIMVSFASQLFPRTRKHNFVSASVSFLTGACAFLALLLHALEIQNLRRKPSPPQFSVQWPYYVMGFSVLLFIVAGAICLVQETACLRCRLLPISQNFEETQGISHLENLESLGGELSTIQKETLLKEETVI; encoded by the exons ATGCTGACTTTAGAGGACAAGGACATGAAGGGATTCACCTGGGCCACAGCCCCTGCCTTGACCTCCCTGGGCTACCTGCTCATCCTGCTGGCCTCCATCTTTCCCTTCTGGGTGCGTCTTGTGAACGAGGAGTCCCAGGAAGTGTTTTTCAGTGGCCTGTTCGAGAACTGCTTCCATATCAAGTGCTGGAAGCCTCGACCCTTATCCG ttTACATCATCCTTGGCCGCGTTTTCCTGCTGTCTGCGGTCGTCTTGTCTTTCCTCACCACCTTCATCATGGTGTCCTTTGCATCTCAGCTCTTCCCAAGGACCCGGAAGCACAATTTTGTGTCGGCCTCCGTCAGCTTCCTCACAG GGGCCTGTGCCTTCCTGGCCTTGTTGCTGCATGCGTTGGAGATCCAGAACCTGAGGAGAAAGCCCAGCCCCCCGCAGTTCTCCGTGCAGTGGCCTTACTACGTCATGGGCTTTAGCGTCCTCCTGTTCATAGTGGCCG GTGCCATCTGCCTCGTTCAAGAAACAGCCTGCCTTCGCTGCCGTTTGTTGCCCATTTCCCAGAATTTTGAGGAGACCCAAGGGATCTCGCACCTGGAAAACCTGGAGAGTCTGGGAGGAGAACTGAGCACAATACAAAAGGAGACACTGCTGAAGGAAGAAACAGTGATCTAG
- the TMEM225B gene encoding transmembrane protein 225B isoform X1 — protein sequence MGRPVMLTLEDKDMKGFTWATAPALTSLGYLLILLASIFPFWVRLVNEESQEVFFSGLFENCFHIKCWKPRPLSVYIILGRVFLLSAVVLSFLTTFIMVSFASQLFPRTRKHNFVSASVSFLTGACAFLALLLHALEIQNLRRKPSPPQFSVQWPYYVMGFSVLLFIVAGAICLVQETACLRCRLLPISQNFEETQGISHLENLESLGGELSTIQKETLLKEETVI from the exons ATGGGGCGCCCA GTGATGCTGACTTTAGAGGACAAGGACATGAAGGGATTCACCTGGGCCACAGCCCCTGCCTTGACCTCCCTGGGCTACCTGCTCATCCTGCTGGCCTCCATCTTTCCCTTCTGGGTGCGTCTTGTGAACGAGGAGTCCCAGGAAGTGTTTTTCAGTGGCCTGTTCGAGAACTGCTTCCATATCAAGTGCTGGAAGCCTCGACCCTTATCCG ttTACATCATCCTTGGCCGCGTTTTCCTGCTGTCTGCGGTCGTCTTGTCTTTCCTCACCACCTTCATCATGGTGTCCTTTGCATCTCAGCTCTTCCCAAGGACCCGGAAGCACAATTTTGTGTCGGCCTCCGTCAGCTTCCTCACAG GGGCCTGTGCCTTCCTGGCCTTGTTGCTGCATGCGTTGGAGATCCAGAACCTGAGGAGAAAGCCCAGCCCCCCGCAGTTCTCCGTGCAGTGGCCTTACTACGTCATGGGCTTTAGCGTCCTCCTGTTCATAGTGGCCG GTGCCATCTGCCTCGTTCAAGAAACAGCCTGCCTTCGCTGCCGTTTGTTGCCCATTTCCCAGAATTTTGAGGAGACCCAAGGGATCTCGCACCTGGAAAACCTGGAGAGTCTGGGAGGAGAACTGAGCACAATACAAAAGGAGACACTGCTGAAGGAAGAAACAGTGATCTAG